Within Nitrosopumilus sp., the genomic segment GGCGGAGAACCTGGAGGATCTATTGCTGATGCAATTAACGATTCATTTGGAAGCTTTTCTGACTTCAAAGAGAAATTTTCATCCACTACAGCTGTAATTCAAGGCAGTGGTTGGGGATGGTTAGTATACAATCCTTCTTCTGGAAAGGTTGAATACAAATCAATGCCAAACCAAACAAGTCCAAGAACTGAAGGACTGGTACCTTTACTCGGCTGTGATGTATGGGAGCATGCATACTATCTCAACTACCAAAACAAGAGACCTGTCTATATTGAGGCATGGTGGAATGTTGTAAACTGGGATGAGGTAGAATCTAGATTCTCAAAAGCAAAATAAAGTTAAATCTTTATTTTTTTTCTATTCTTTCTGTTTTGATTTGCAATTCCATGAATGAATTTATAACCATCTGAAAGATGTTTGTTGTACATGAGTGAAGAACAGGCCGAACAATTAATGCAACAGATGCAAATGCTTGAAACTTACTATTCTGATTTAGCCCAAAGAGAATCTACTTTTGTAAGTATTTTGAGAGAGGCAACAGCTTCTATCGAATCGATAAAATCCCTTGGCCAAAACCCTGAATCTGAAACTCTAGTTCCAATTGGAATGGGTACATTTGTTCCCACAAAAATTTCATCTAGCTCCAAAATTGTCATGAACATCGGCGCAGGAGTTGCAGTTGAAAAAGATTTTCCTTCAGCAATTAATTATCTAGAAGCAAGAATTAAAGAAGTTGAAATTGCTCTGCAAGATACTGCAGCAAAGAAACAAGATGCAGCATCAAGATTAGAACAAGGAAAGGCACAGATGAATCAAATGATGCAGTCTATGCAAAATCCACAACCTCCAGCTTCAGGATAAACCATGTTTGATAAACTTCGTAGTGCATTCTCAAATGCTGCGAAAAGTCTGGGTGAAAAAGAACTTAATGAAAAAGACATTGAAGATATTCTTTTTGAGTTAGAAATCTCTCTTTTGGAATCTGATGTTGCTACAGAAGTAATTGATTCTGTAAAGTCTGACCTTAAAGAAAAACTGATTGGCTCAAAGGTGGATAAACATGAAATTGAAAAATTTGTCAAGGACAGCTTGATCTCTAGTATCTCCTCTTTGTTTGATGCTGCCGGAAAGTATGATCTTTTAGAAAAAATTAATGAGAAAAAGAATCAAGGTCAGCCATTTTTGATTTTGTTTGTCGGAATTAACGG encodes:
- a CDS encoding superoxide dismutase, with product MGKYTLPEMPYAYDALEPHIDARTMEIHHTKHHQTYTDKLNAALETCPSEIQDKDIIDILSDINSVPEDKRGAINFNGGGYDNHRLFWNNMKPNGGGEPGGSIADAINDSFGSFSDFKEKFSSTTAVIQGSGWGWLVYNPSSGKVEYKSMPNQTSPRTEGLVPLLGCDVWEHAYYLNYQNKRPVYIEAWWNVVNWDEVESRFSKAK
- the pfdA gene encoding prefoldin subunit alpha, encoding MSEEQAEQLMQQMQMLETYYSDLAQRESTFVSILREATASIESIKSLGQNPESETLVPIGMGTFVPTKISSSSKIVMNIGAGVAVEKDFPSAINYLEARIKEVEIALQDTAAKKQDAASRLEQGKAQMNQMMQSMQNPQPPASG